One segment of Phycisphaerales bacterium DNA contains the following:
- a CDS encoding UDP-glucose/GDP-mannose dehydrogenase family protein, producing MKLTMVGTGYVGLVTGVCFANTGNDVICLDVLPEKVDQINRGECPIYEPGLTELMQRNLKAGRLKATLDKDEAYEDAEMIFICVGTPSGADGKADLKYVMQAADDIAAVIKRLGPGQTPKTVVVKSTVPVGTTLAVRDRIRQTVGDIPFTVGDNPEFLKEGDAIIDFNKPDRVVCGVENPDDPDDLTAKRFHEVYEPFTRNGHPIFIMDIPSAEMVKYASNNFLATKISFINEMAMLCEQFGANINRVREGMCSDSRIGHKFLYPGLGYGGSCFPKDTLAVIGMGEQAGFDTQLSRAVHDVNQRQRKLFFDKILAHYGGSLAGKTLAFWGIAFKPNTDDVREAPALSLMKLAHEHGATIRAYDSVADKTGKQALDEMGVPAEIVGDMYACLEGCDGVVVSTDWDEFKAPDFARMGRHLAEKVIFDGRNLYKRDQMFELGFSHHSVGRPSVTQAGEPTGA from the coding sequence ATGAAGCTGACGATGGTGGGCACGGGGTATGTTGGGCTGGTGACCGGGGTGTGCTTTGCCAACACCGGCAACGATGTCATCTGCCTGGACGTACTGCCCGAGAAGGTCGACCAGATCAACCGCGGCGAGTGTCCGATCTACGAGCCGGGGCTCACCGAGCTCATGCAGCGCAACCTCAAGGCCGGCCGCCTGAAGGCCACGCTCGACAAGGACGAGGCCTACGAGGATGCCGAGATGATCTTCATCTGCGTGGGCACCCCCAGCGGCGCCGACGGTAAGGCCGACCTGAAGTATGTCATGCAGGCCGCCGACGACATCGCCGCCGTCATCAAGCGACTCGGACCCGGCCAGACGCCAAAGACGGTCGTCGTCAAGAGCACCGTGCCCGTGGGCACCACGCTGGCCGTTCGGGATCGCATCCGACAGACCGTGGGCGACATTCCCTTCACGGTGGGCGACAACCCCGAGTTTCTGAAGGAAGGCGATGCCATCATCGACTTCAACAAGCCCGACCGCGTGGTCTGCGGCGTCGAAAATCCCGATGACCCCGACGACCTGACCGCCAAGCGATTTCACGAGGTCTACGAGCCCTTTACTCGTAACGGGCACCCGATCTTCATCATGGACATTCCGTCGGCCGAGATGGTCAAGTACGCCAGCAACAACTTCCTGGCCACCAAGATCAGCTTCATCAACGAGATGGCCATGCTGTGCGAACAGTTCGGCGCCAACATCAACCGCGTGCGAGAGGGCATGTGCAGCGACAGCCGCATCGGCCACAAATTCCTCTATCCGGGCCTGGGCTATGGCGGAAGTTGCTTCCCCAAGGACACCCTGGCCGTCATCGGCATGGGCGAGCAGGCCGGCTTTGACACCCAGCTCTCCCGGGCCGTGCACGACGTGAACCAGCGGCAGCGCAAGCTGTTCTTCGACAAGATCCTGGCCCACTACGGCGGCAGCCTGGCGGGCAAGACCCTGGCCTTCTGGGGCATCGCCTTCAAGCCCAACACCGACGACGTGCGCGAGGCCCCGGCCTTGTCGCTCATGAAGTTGGCCCACGAGCACGGCGCCACCATCCGGGCGTACGACTCGGTGGCCGACAAGACCGGCAAGCAGGCCCTGGACGAGATGGGCGTTCCGGCCGAGATCGTCGGCGACATGTATGCGTGCCTGGAGGGCTGCGACGGGGTCGTGGTCTCGACCGACTGGGACGAGTTCAAGGCCCCTGACTTCGCCCGAATGGGCCGGCACCTGGCCGAGAAGGTGATCTTCGACGGCCGGAACCTCTACAAGCGCGACCAGATGTTCGAACTGGGCTTCAGCCACCACAGCGTGGGCCGGCCCAGCGTGACGCAGGCCGGAGAGCCCACGGGGGCGTAA
- a CDS encoding class I SAM-dependent methyltransferase yields the protein MADKSTPKTGSKNTRTPKRTARRKPARAPKLTAATADRHQLYTDAVQNVESEIDFVDETYQSLRKRKAVRLREDFCGTAQTSAEWVRRRPTNIAVGLDLDEPTLQWGRDHVLSQLTDEQRNRLTLKNRDVREPGKKGRDMDIILAMNFSYNALMKRADLLAYMKAARKSLAPGGLFIMDCYGGYESLMEQEERRACKGFTYVWEQVKYNPIDATLDTAIHFEFKDGTEMRNAFTYHWRLWNLAELRDLLAEAGFAKTTVYWEGDDGKGGGDGNFTPTTVGDADASWIAYIVSEGD from the coding sequence ATGGCCGATAAATCCACCCCGAAGACAGGTTCGAAGAACACCCGCACCCCAAAGCGGACCGCCCGGCGGAAGCCCGCCCGTGCTCCGAAGTTGACTGCCGCCACCGCCGATCGCCATCAGCTCTATACGGACGCAGTCCAGAACGTCGAGAGCGAGATCGACTTCGTTGACGAGACCTACCAGTCGCTCCGCAAGCGCAAGGCGGTCCGGTTGCGAGAAGACTTCTGCGGCACGGCTCAGACCAGCGCCGAGTGGGTCCGTCGCCGGCCGACCAACATCGCCGTTGGATTGGACCTGGACGAGCCCACGTTGCAGTGGGGGCGTGACCACGTGTTGAGCCAACTGACCGATGAGCAGCGCAACCGCTTGACCCTGAAGAATCGCGACGTGCGCGAGCCGGGCAAGAAAGGGCGCGACATGGACATCATCCTGGCGATGAACTTCAGCTACAACGCGCTCATGAAGCGTGCCGATTTGCTGGCCTATATGAAAGCGGCTCGCAAGAGCCTGGCGCCCGGCGGGCTGTTCATCATGGACTGCTATGGGGGCTACGAGAGCCTCATGGAGCAGGAAGAGCGGCGCGCGTGCAAGGGCTTCACGTACGTGTGGGAGCAGGTCAAGTACAACCCCATCGACGCGACACTCGATACCGCCATCCACTTCGAGTTCAAGGATGGCACCGAGATGCGCAACGCCTTCACCTACCACTGGCGGCTCTGGAACCTGGCAGAACTGCGCGACCTGCTGGCCGAGGCGGGCTTTGCCAAGACCACGGTGTACTGGGAAGGTGACGACGGCAAGGGCGGCGGCGACGGCAACTTCACGCCCACCACGGTGGGCGATGCCGACGCATCCTGGATCGCGTACATCGTCAGTGAAGGCGACTGA
- a CDS encoding S8 family serine peptidase, giving the protein MLSATFHSSVLIALGVFSTVPAMADDAIAWPEGFEPFTGRVQKVDVIGGFKSDAVLLRLAAGHAAEPANLPGVTSLSHAFARPPANQALAEQHGLTRLYVAALDAGVNARQAIIALTAIDGVERAELIGIGGVLATTPNDADFDLQYGLLNTGQPISGTPGVAGADINASLAWDITTGDPDVVIAIVDTGVSQSHPDLQNNVLPGYSPLGGSWDDDILISHGTHCAGIASGDTDNGIGIAGVGWDCSILPVKVLGFLGTGTEPDIAAGVVWAADNGADVISMSLGSPDFSSVLENACNYALDQGVIIVAATGNTPGVPIFAPARFDSTIAVGATDNRDAIADFTTTGPEMTVTAPGVDVWSTWDTLALFGPTDGYAFQSGTSMATPHVAGVIGLMRSVDRSITSDEVRAIFQTTSVDLGTPGFDPIFGYGRVDAFEAVLAAGGGTPCRADFDGDGALTLFDFLAFQNAFDAGDLAADFDGDGSLTLFDFLAFQNEFAAGC; this is encoded by the coding sequence ATGCTCAGCGCCACCTTCCACAGCTCGGTCCTGATCGCCCTCGGTGTCTTCTCGACGGTTCCGGCCATGGCCGACGATGCGATCGCGTGGCCCGAGGGCTTCGAGCCCTTCACCGGACGCGTTCAGAAGGTCGACGTCATAGGTGGGTTCAAGAGCGATGCCGTACTGCTTCGTCTGGCGGCTGGTCACGCTGCCGAACCGGCCAACCTGCCCGGGGTCACGTCGCTCTCGCACGCGTTCGCACGCCCCCCGGCGAACCAGGCGCTAGCCGAGCAACATGGCCTCACCCGGCTCTACGTCGCCGCGCTCGACGCAGGCGTCAATGCGCGTCAAGCCATCATCGCCCTGACCGCCATCGATGGTGTGGAGCGAGCGGAACTCATCGGGATCGGCGGCGTGCTGGCGACCACGCCCAACGACGCCGACTTCGATCTCCAGTACGGCCTCTTGAACACCGGCCAGCCCATCTCGGGCACGCCCGGTGTGGCCGGCGCGGACATCAACGCGAGCCTCGCGTGGGATATCACCACTGGTGACCCCGATGTCGTGATCGCCATCGTGGATACCGGCGTGAGCCAGAGCCACCCGGACCTTCAGAACAACGTGCTGCCTGGCTACAGCCCCTTGGGTGGAAGCTGGGACGACGACATCTTGATCAGCCACGGCACGCACTGCGCCGGCATCGCCAGCGGCGACACGGACAACGGCATCGGCATCGCCGGCGTGGGCTGGGATTGCTCGATCCTCCCCGTAAAGGTGCTGGGCTTCCTGGGCACGGGCACCGAGCCGGACATCGCCGCGGGCGTGGTATGGGCGGCCGACAACGGCGCGGACGTGATCTCAATGAGCCTGGGCTCGCCCGACTTTTCCAGCGTACTCGAGAACGCCTGCAACTATGCGCTCGACCAGGGCGTGATCATCGTCGCCGCAACCGGAAACACCCCGGGCGTGCCAATCTTCGCACCCGCTCGGTTCGACTCGACCATCGCGGTGGGCGCGACGGATAACCGCGATGCGATCGCCGACTTCACCACCACCGGCCCGGAGATGACCGTCACGGCGCCGGGCGTGGACGTGTGGAGCACGTGGGACACGCTGGCGCTCTTCGGCCCCACGGACGGGTATGCCTTCCAGAGCGGAACCTCGATGGCGACGCCGCATGTGGCTGGTGTCATCGGACTGATGCGCAGCGTCGACCGCTCGATCACTTCCGACGAGGTTCGGGCGATCTTCCAGACGACCTCGGTCGATCTCGGCACGCCGGGCTTCGACCCGATCTTCGGCTACGGTCGTGTTGACGCGTTCGAGGCGGTTCTTGCCGCTGGTGGCGGAACGCCTTGCCGTGCCGATTTCGACGGCGATGGTGCATTGACTCTGTTTGACTTCCTGGCCTTCCAGAACGCCTTCGATGCAGGCGACCTGGCTGCCGACTTCGACGGTGACGGCAGCCTCACCCTGTTCGACTTCCTGGCGTTCCAGAACGAGTTTGCAGCCGGCTGCTAA
- a CDS encoding deoxyhypusine synthase family protein, producing MTTNTPLRAFMERHYRHYNAGVVVKAAKAYEQTLAGGTPMFMTLAGAMSTAQLGRSLAEMIRQGKVHAISCTGANLEEDVFNLVAHDHYKPIHDWRALSEADEVALDEGGYPRVTDICIPEEQAMQKIEGHLLNRWKAANHAGGRALPHQYLYDLLRSGDLKHEYQIDPKDSWMLAAAERDLPLFVPGWEDSTLGNMFVANADKHGYSLDSVLGGTSYMASLLEWYLGITKGKDKGPGFFQIGGGIAGDFPICVVPTINHDLYRDDADEAKRVPRWSYFCQVSDATTSYGGYSGAVPNEKITWGKLGAGEPKFMIESDATIVAPLIFGWVLGW from the coding sequence ATGACCACGAACACGCCCCTTCGAGCTTTTATGGAGAGGCACTACCGGCACTACAACGCCGGCGTCGTTGTGAAGGCGGCCAAGGCGTATGAGCAGACGCTGGCCGGCGGTACGCCCATGTTCATGACGCTGGCGGGGGCCATGAGCACCGCCCAGTTGGGGCGGTCCCTCGCCGAGATGATCCGCCAGGGGAAGGTGCACGCGATCAGCTGCACGGGCGCGAATCTCGAGGAGGACGTATTCAACCTGGTTGCCCACGACCACTACAAGCCCATCCACGACTGGCGGGCCCTGTCCGAAGCCGATGAGGTCGCGCTGGACGAGGGTGGCTATCCGCGCGTTACCGACATCTGCATTCCCGAAGAACAGGCCATGCAAAAGATCGAGGGCCACCTGCTGAATCGATGGAAGGCCGCCAACCACGCGGGCGGACGAGCCCTGCCGCACCAGTACCTCTACGACCTGCTGCGCAGCGGTGATCTGAAGCACGAGTACCAGATCGATCCCAAGGACAGCTGGATGCTGGCCGCCGCCGAAAGGGACCTGCCGCTGTTCGTTCCGGGGTGGGAGGACAGCACCCTGGGCAACATGTTCGTCGCCAATGCGGACAAGCACGGCTACAGCCTGGACAGCGTACTCGGCGGGACGAGCTACATGGCGTCGCTCCTGGAGTGGTACCTGGGCATTACCAAGGGCAAGGACAAGGGGCCGGGCTTCTTCCAGATTGGCGGTGGCATCGCAGGCGACTTCCCGATCTGCGTGGTGCCGACGATCAACCACGACCTGTATCGCGATGATGCCGACGAGGCCAAGCGTGTACCGAGATGGAGCTACTTCTGCCAGGTCTCTGATGCGACGACAAGCTACGGCGGATACAGCGGCGCGGTGCCCAACGAGAAGATCACGTGGGGCAAGCTGGGTGCTGGTGAACCAAAATTCATGATCGAGAGCGACGCGACCATCGTGGCGCCGCTGATCTTTGGCTGGGTGCTTGGCTGGTAG
- a CDS encoding response regulator transcription factor: MRILVVEDNPKMALAIQKGLTEHGFAADVSNTGYEGEELACGGNYDLVLLDLMLPDRDGIEVCRNLRRRKIATPVIMLTALSAIEEKIDGLDAGADDYITKPFQFEELLARIRAILRRGEASESRVLRCEDLELDLYTRHATRGDTRVELSNKEFALLEFLMRNQNRVLSRIQIGEKVWDMNFEPSSNVIDVYVSALRRKLDRGFDTQLIHTIKGAGYRFGVIDAHSGV, translated from the coding sequence ATGCGGATTCTCGTCGTCGAAGACAACCCGAAGATGGCCCTGGCCATTCAGAAGGGGCTCACCGAGCACGGGTTTGCGGCCGATGTGTCCAACACCGGCTACGAGGGTGAGGAACTTGCCTGCGGTGGGAACTACGACCTGGTGCTGCTGGACCTGATGCTGCCCGATCGCGATGGCATCGAAGTATGCCGGAACCTGCGTCGCCGCAAAATTGCCACGCCGGTCATCATGCTCACCGCGCTTTCGGCCATCGAAGAGAAGATCGATGGGCTAGATGCTGGCGCCGACGACTACATCACGAAACCGTTCCAGTTTGAGGAGTTGCTTGCCCGCATCCGGGCGATCCTCCGTCGCGGCGAAGCCAGCGAGAGCCGAGTGCTTCGATGCGAAGACCTCGAGCTCGACCTGTACACGCGTCACGCGACCCGTGGCGACACGCGGGTGGAGCTTTCGAACAAGGAATTCGCGCTCCTTGAATTCCTGATGCGGAATCAGAACCGTGTGCTCAGTCGCATCCAGATCGGCGAGAAGGTCTGGGACATGAACTTCGAGCCATCGAGTAACGTGATCGACGTCTACGTGTCGGCGTTGCGCCGTAAGCTGGACCGCGGCTTCGACACGCAGCTCATCCACACCATTAAGGGTGCTGGCTATCGCTTCGGAGTGATCGATGCCCATTCGGGCGTCTGA
- a CDS encoding ATP-binding protein, protein MSRVPLRLRITLWVVAISGAVQITLSLLIILYHRENVQTTNQQRLTEAAVSIAAQAEINPATDEEASLAELIDDQIQLRWFGRVAAIDVSSNNGTRIDGPFDSDDFDVLRSATFDGDFGQPGQRDSGQARGFYYAAEPYGETARLILATPVAEANLPLRTITVALVLLLPAGIAASGVSAWYIAGLAVRPIRQMQHFAEELSADNVSDSLDLEDSAPELDALRDELELAMRRISAGYDAQARFLANVSHEIKTPISVVRTEGEVLMAGRPSMDELRDFARTTVEEMDRLGRMVESFLLLTRVRQGKSVVQAQGHDANDILMETVSGCNAMARQYGVRLEPLLYDGEEPPQIEGNADLLITALGNLIRNAIRFSPRDAAVRISCAVRNRRVIIRVRDFGPGVPPEVMQHLFEPFTQSAEERRRGRGTGLGLQIAHGIAELHNGEVRVRNLKRGCEFSIHLQARQDGSGEALQHEETFT, encoded by the coding sequence GTGTCGAGGGTCCCGCTGCGCCTGCGCATCACGTTGTGGGTCGTCGCGATCTCGGGCGCCGTCCAGATCACCCTTTCGCTCCTGATCATCCTCTACCATCGAGAGAACGTCCAGACGACCAATCAGCAGCGGCTGACCGAGGCCGCCGTCAGCATCGCCGCTCAGGCAGAGATCAACCCTGCCACCGATGAGGAGGCCAGCCTCGCCGAGTTGATCGATGATCAGATCCAACTCCGCTGGTTTGGGCGCGTTGCGGCCATCGATGTGTCGAGCAACAACGGGACCCGCATCGACGGCCCCTTTGATTCCGATGACTTCGACGTTCTTCGGTCGGCCACTTTCGATGGAGACTTTGGCCAGCCCGGGCAGCGCGACTCGGGGCAAGCACGGGGCTTCTACTACGCGGCCGAGCCGTACGGCGAGACCGCGCGACTGATCCTGGCCACCCCAGTGGCCGAAGCCAATCTGCCCCTTCGGACGATCACCGTGGCGCTGGTGCTACTGCTGCCCGCGGGCATCGCAGCTTCCGGCGTGTCAGCGTGGTACATCGCTGGCCTGGCGGTCCGACCCATCCGTCAGATGCAGCACTTTGCCGAGGAACTCTCGGCCGACAACGTCAGCGACTCGCTGGATCTGGAAGACAGCGCGCCCGAGCTCGATGCCCTGCGCGATGAACTGGAACTGGCCATGCGGCGAATTTCCGCGGGCTATGACGCCCAGGCCCGGTTCCTTGCCAACGTGTCACATGAGATCAAGACCCCGATCAGTGTCGTTCGGACCGAGGGAGAAGTGCTCATGGCGGGCCGACCTTCGATGGACGAACTGCGGGACTTTGCCCGCACCACCGTCGAAGAGATGGACCGGCTGGGCCGCATGGTCGAGAGCTTCCTGCTCCTGACGCGTGTCCGTCAGGGCAAGAGCGTGGTGCAGGCGCAAGGCCACGATGCCAACGACATCCTCATGGAAACCGTTTCGGGCTGCAACGCGATGGCTCGCCAGTACGGGGTTCGCCTCGAACCGTTGCTGTACGACGGCGAAGAGCCCCCCCAGATCGAAGGCAATGCCGATCTGCTCATTACCGCGCTGGGCAACCTGATCCGAAATGCCATTCGATTCTCGCCCCGCGATGCCGCCGTTCGGATCTCCTGTGCGGTCCGGAATCGCAGGGTCATCATCCGGGTGCGGGACTTCGGGCCAGGCGTGCCGCCAGAGGTGATGCAGCACCTGTTCGAACCGTTCACGCAAAGCGCCGAAGAGCGACGACGCGGTCGCGGGACCGGGCTCGGACTCCAGATCGCCCATGGCATTGCCGAATTGCACAACGGCGAGGTCCGAGTGCGCAACTTGAAGCGCGGGTGCGAATTCTCGATTCACCTGCAAGCCAGGCAAGATGGGTCGGGTGAAGCTCTCCAACATGAGGAGACTTTCACCTGA
- the dpsA gene encoding DNA starvation/stationary phase protection protein DpsA yields MSTTPWRGPDFIEQNPINLPEAAARKIIPELDGHLASFFVLFHQYQKHHWLVEGPQFRDIHLFLEDNYNEVHEQLDAIAERITAIGGVPTSSPASQSKLAYIEHEPEGVFRIRDMLERDRTAEGHIAAKLRSTIKICTEQGDFGTETLLKGILLKVEDRAHHLDHFLGADSLGMAIDDQPQEA; encoded by the coding sequence ATGAGCACGACTCCCTGGCGCGGCCCCGACTTCATCGAGCAAAATCCGATTAATCTTCCCGAAGCGGCCGCGAGGAAGATCATTCCGGAACTCGATGGTCACCTGGCGTCGTTCTTCGTCCTGTTCCATCAATACCAGAAGCACCACTGGCTGGTGGAAGGGCCCCAGTTCCGCGATATCCATCTGTTCCTCGAGGACAACTACAACGAGGTGCATGAACAACTCGACGCCATCGCCGAACGCATCACCGCGATTGGGGGCGTGCCCACAAGTAGCCCAGCGAGTCAGTCCAAGCTCGCGTACATCGAGCACGAGCCCGAGGGCGTCTTCCGCATCCGAGACATGCTGGAGCGCGACCGCACCGCCGAGGGCCACATTGCGGCCAAGCTCCGCAGCACCATCAAGATCTGCACCGAGCAGGGCGACTTCGGCACCGAGACCCTGCTGAAGGGCATTCTCTTGAAGGTTGAGGATCGCGCCCATCACCTGGACCACTTCCTCGGAGCGGATTCTCTCGGCATGGCCATCGACGACCAGCCCCAAGAGGCATAG
- a CDS encoding YqaE/Pmp3 family membrane protein has product MIIIKILLAIFLPPVAALLQVGLGLHFWLNLLLTILGWLPGQIHAIWLIVADKQPAA; this is encoded by the coding sequence ATGATCATCATCAAGATTCTTCTGGCGATCTTCCTGCCGCCGGTTGCGGCACTGCTACAAGTCGGCCTTGGACTGCACTTCTGGTTGAATCTTCTGTTGACCATCCTGGGATGGCTGCCCGGCCAGATCCATGCAATCTGGTTGATCGTGGCCGACAAGCAGCCCGCCGCCTGA
- a CDS encoding NAD(+)/NADH kinase, with the protein MPDPANQSPNSGVQAARPATRVVLVVNSGKPEALDAARSVRRAIETHAQLVGEFDAADEERALAEGADLAIVLGGDGTILGLARHAVAAGVAVLGINFGKLGFLAEFDADAFHRHAAELLAGRGQIRRVAALEAWVLRQGEQIARQVAINDVAICNGAPFRMIELGLCIDGAPAQSAPRVAGDGLIVATPTGSTAYNAAAGGPILEPTLEAMVVTPIAAHSLSFRPIVVPGRSSIDVVAHRTNRAEGHDPTAGTCAVIDGQHTVPLEAGDVVRVTVGDQPLSLVVNPDRSYWQTLIRKLRWASTPGG; encoded by the coding sequence ATGCCCGACCCAGCCAATCAGTCCCCGAATTCAGGCGTCCAAGCTGCCCGGCCGGCGACTCGCGTGGTCCTGGTCGTGAACTCGGGCAAGCCCGAGGCCCTCGACGCCGCTCGATCGGTCCGGCGGGCGATCGAGACGCACGCCCAACTCGTGGGCGAGTTCGATGCGGCAGACGAGGAGCGGGCCCTCGCCGAGGGGGCCGACCTGGCGATCGTGCTCGGGGGAGACGGGACCATCCTCGGGCTGGCCCGGCATGCCGTTGCCGCGGGGGTCGCCGTGCTGGGAATCAACTTCGGCAAGCTCGGCTTCCTGGCGGAGTTCGACGCGGACGCATTCCATCGTCACGCGGCCGAGTTGCTCGCAGGCCGGGGACAGATCCGACGTGTTGCGGCCCTGGAGGCCTGGGTGTTGCGCCAAGGCGAGCAGATCGCGCGTCAGGTCGCGATCAACGACGTGGCGATCTGCAACGGGGCTCCGTTCCGAATGATCGAACTGGGCCTATGCATCGATGGGGCGCCCGCGCAGAGTGCGCCGCGCGTCGCGGGCGATGGTCTCATCGTGGCGACGCCCACCGGCAGCACGGCCTACAACGCGGCCGCCGGAGGACCAATCCTCGAACCCACGCTCGAGGCGATGGTCGTAACGCCGATCGCCGCGCACTCGCTCAGCTTCCGACCGATCGTCGTGCCCGGCCGTAGCAGCATCGACGTGGTGGCGCATCGGACGAATCGCGCAGAGGGCCATGATCCCACCGCGGGAACCTGTGCCGTGATCGATGGACAACACACCGTGCCGCTCGAAGCCGGGGACGTGGTCCGCGTTACCGTGGGCGATCAGCCGCTGAGCCTGGTGGTCAATCCGGATCGAAGCTACTGGCAGACGCTGATCCGCAAGCTGCGATGGGCCAGCACGCCTGGCGGATGA
- the rpiB gene encoding ribose 5-phosphate isomerase B, which translates to MKIAIGADHRGHEAARSLARALENMGHEVAVHNGGDPSENPQSCDYPDRAHQVGGLVARGEADKGVLLCGSGIGMCIAANKVPGVRAALVHDEFTATMAKSHNDANVLCLSADMLGQRLIERMVEAWMTAEFEGGRHARRVAKIHAIEQGQNPASVNNESVSA; encoded by the coding sequence ATGAAGATCGCCATCGGAGCCGACCACCGTGGCCATGAAGCCGCACGCAGCCTCGCACGGGCCCTGGAGAACATGGGGCACGAGGTCGCGGTCCACAACGGCGGCGATCCGTCGGAAAACCCCCAGTCGTGCGATTACCCCGATCGGGCGCACCAAGTGGGCGGTCTGGTGGCCCGCGGCGAAGCGGACAAGGGCGTCCTGCTCTGCGGCTCGGGCATCGGCATGTGCATCGCCGCCAACAAGGTTCCCGGCGTTCGGGCCGCGTTGGTCCACGACGAGTTCACCGCGACCATGGCCAAGAGCCACAACGACGCCAACGTTCTGTGCCTGTCGGCCGATATGCTCGGCCAGCGACTCATCGAACGGATGGTTGAAGCCTGGATGACCGCCGAGTTCGAGGGCGGTCGGCACGCGCGACGCGTGGCCAAGATCCATGCTATCGAGCAAGGGCAGAACCCAGCGTCGGTGAACAACGAGTCCGTGTCGGCCTGA
- a CDS encoding Sua5/YciO/YrdC/YwlC family protein, with protein MTPETSPTRIDAARDAAAILDRGELAVLRTETVYGVFARGDQQAAIDRVRALPRRAGAWGTLTWHAPTVEAVLEAHERASIEASPALRRAMRRVWPGPVTLRLHGEEIEALISACGLLPGVADAQGEDGHALSVRVPDDTWTSMALQRAAGPIVGASAEPIETGESAPQPGSCPKGLEKAGIALIHDEGPTRYGRHSTVLDIHPDGDWTVRAEGALTREQITERLATLIVFVCTGNTCRSPMAQAIATSLLERRGHAHRAIVVSAGVAAMNGARATPEAILASEAVGASLRDHRSQPASREVLEKADVVYAMTASHAEAARAQLPPAQRSKVHTLLSDEDVDDPIGGPQTLYDELARTFVGAIERRLEELGL; from the coding sequence GTGACCCCCGAAACGTCTCCGACACGAATCGACGCCGCCCGTGACGCCGCCGCCATCCTCGATCGCGGAGAACTGGCCGTGCTGCGCACCGAGACCGTGTACGGCGTCTTTGCCCGCGGCGACCAGCAGGCTGCCATCGACCGCGTACGGGCGTTGCCTCGGCGTGCGGGAGCCTGGGGAACCCTGACGTGGCACGCCCCCACCGTCGAGGCCGTCCTCGAGGCCCATGAGCGGGCATCGATCGAGGCATCCCCAGCGCTTCGGCGGGCCATGCGGCGCGTGTGGCCCGGCCCCGTGACGCTGCGCCTGCACGGCGAGGAGATCGAGGCACTGATCTCGGCCTGCGGGCTGCTTCCAGGCGTGGCCGATGCGCAAGGCGAAGACGGCCATGCCCTTTCGGTGCGAGTCCCCGACGATACGTGGACCTCGATGGCCCTCCAGCGTGCCGCCGGTCCCATCGTCGGTGCGTCGGCCGAACCGATCGAGACCGGCGAATCGGCCCCACAACCGGGATCCTGCCCCAAGGGTCTGGAGAAGGCCGGTATCGCACTGATTCACGACGAGGGGCCGACCAGATACGGCCGGCACAGCACCGTGCTGGATATCCACCCTGATGGCGACTGGACGGTGCGGGCGGAAGGCGCCCTCACGCGAGAGCAGATCACCGAGAGGCTCGCCACGCTCATCGTGTTCGTGTGCACGGGGAACACGTGCCGCAGCCCCATGGCTCAGGCGATCGCGACGAGCCTGCTCGAGCGACGCGGACATGCACACCGAGCCATCGTGGTGTCGGCGGGCGTTGCGGCGATGAATGGCGCCCGGGCGACGCCCGAGGCAATTCTGGCCAGTGAAGCGGTCGGCGCCTCGCTGCGGGATCATCGCAGCCAACCCGCCAGCCGGGAGGTACTCGAGAAGGCCGACGTGGTGTACGCCATGACGGCCAGCCACGCCGAGGCCGCCCGGGCCCAACTGCCACCGGCCCAGCGGTCGAAGGTCCACACGCTTTTGTCGGATGAAGACGTAGACGACCCAATCGGCGGGCCTCAGACGCTCTATGATGAGCTGGCGAGAACGTTCGTCGGAGCCATCGAACGACGCCTTGAGGAACTGGGACTATGA